The Pontibacter pudoricolor genome contains a region encoding:
- a CDS encoding 3-hydroxyacyl-CoA dehydrogenase/enoyl-CoA hydratase family protein: MKRIIKKVAVLGSGVMGSRIACHFANIGVQVLLLDIVPKELTPDEEKKGLTLENKAVRNRIVNSSLQAALASNPSPIYRKADARLIQTGNFEDNMKDIATADWTIEVVVENLKIKKIVYDQVEQHRKPGTLITSNTSGIPIHLMLEGRSDDFRKHFCGTHFFNPPRYLKLLEIIPTPETDPAIVDFLMHYGDLYLGKTTVLAKDTPAFIANRVGIYAIMQGLQVMNKLGLNVDEVDRISGPIIGRPKSATFRTLDVVGLDTLANVANGLYQTGEKDESREMFQLPGYLQKMVENKWLGDKTGQGFYKKTKDAKGKTEILTLDLNTLEYGPKQRAKFQSLEVLKPIEDLKKRVKTFAGQSDKAAQFFNESLYGLFQYVSNRIPEISDELYRIDDAMRAGFGWELGPFEYWDAIGAREGVQRMTEAGYKPAAWVEEMLNSGKESFYIVENGTRRYYDINSKAYKAIPGAENFIILENLRENKVIWKNTGATITDLGDGILNVEFHTKMNTMGGDVIMALNKGIDLAEKDFRGMVVGNQGANFSAGANVGLIYMYALDQDFDELNMIIRQFQNTMMRMRYSAIPVVGAPHGLTLGGGCELNLHVDHIQAAAETYMGLVEFGVGLIPGGGGTKEMTLRAADMYADGDIEYNDLKNVFLNIGMAKVSTSAKEAVDLGFMRKSDGITINSNRLIADAKAQAILLADAGYTKPVQRTDIKVQGRGALGMFLTGANAMMTGRYMSEHDLKISQKLAYVMCGGDLSAPTEVSEQYLLDLEREAFLSLTGERKTLERIQSILTTGKPLRN, translated from the coding sequence ATGAAGAGGATAATTAAGAAAGTAGCCGTACTTGGATCCGGTGTGATGGGCTCGCGCATTGCCTGCCATTTTGCCAACATCGGGGTGCAGGTACTGCTGCTCGACATTGTACCGAAGGAGCTGACGCCCGACGAAGAGAAAAAAGGCCTGACGCTGGAAAACAAAGCCGTTCGTAACCGCATTGTAAACAGCTCGTTGCAGGCAGCCTTAGCCTCTAACCCGTCGCCGATCTACCGCAAAGCCGATGCACGCCTGATACAGACAGGCAACTTCGAAGATAACATGAAGGACATCGCTACTGCCGACTGGACCATTGAGGTGGTAGTGGAAAACCTGAAGATCAAGAAGATTGTGTACGACCAGGTAGAGCAGCATCGCAAGCCGGGTACATTGATCACTTCCAATACATCGGGTATTCCAATCCACCTGATGCTGGAAGGCCGCTCTGATGATTTCAGGAAACACTTCTGCGGTACGCACTTCTTCAACCCGCCACGCTACTTAAAGCTTCTGGAAATTATTCCTACGCCTGAAACCGATCCGGCTATAGTTGATTTCCTGATGCACTATGGCGATCTGTACTTGGGTAAGACTACAGTACTGGCGAAAGATACACCTGCCTTTATTGCCAACCGTGTTGGTATTTACGCCATCATGCAGGGCCTGCAGGTAATGAACAAACTCGGCCTGAACGTTGACGAAGTTGACAGAATTTCCGGTCCGATCATCGGCCGTCCGAAATCAGCTACTTTCAGAACGCTGGATGTGGTTGGGTTGGATACACTGGCTAACGTGGCTAACGGGCTGTACCAGACCGGCGAGAAGGATGAGTCGCGTGAAATGTTCCAGTTGCCAGGTTACCTGCAGAAAATGGTGGAGAACAAATGGCTGGGCGATAAGACCGGTCAGGGTTTCTATAAGAAAACTAAAGACGCGAAAGGTAAAACAGAGATACTGACGCTGGACCTGAACACGCTGGAGTACGGACCAAAGCAACGCGCTAAGTTCCAAAGCCTGGAAGTGCTGAAGCCGATCGAAGACCTGAAGAAGCGAGTAAAAACTTTCGCTGGACAATCAGACAAAGCTGCACAGTTCTTCAATGAGTCGCTTTATGGTTTGTTCCAGTATGTGAGTAACCGCATTCCTGAGATCTCTGATGAACTATACAGAATAGATGATGCCATGCGTGCCGGCTTTGGCTGGGAGCTTGGTCCGTTTGAGTACTGGGATGCCATTGGTGCCCGCGAAGGCGTGCAGCGCATGACAGAAGCCGGTTACAAGCCTGCTGCCTGGGTAGAAGAAATGCTGAACAGCGGCAAAGAGTCCTTCTACATCGTGGAGAACGGCACACGCCGCTACTACGACATCAACAGCAAGGCATACAAAGCCATACCGGGTGCCGAGAACTTCATTATCCTGGAAAACCTGCGCGAGAACAAAGTAATCTGGAAAAATACCGGCGCAACTATAACTGACCTGGGTGATGGCATTCTGAACGTTGAGTTCCATACCAAAATGAACACTATGGGCGGCGACGTGATCATGGCCCTGAACAAAGGGATCGACCTTGCCGAAAAGGATTTCCGTGGGATGGTAGTGGGTAACCAGGGAGCAAATTTCTCTGCCGGTGCCAACGTGGGCCTTATCTACATGTATGCCCTGGATCAGGATTTCGATGAACTGAACATGATCATCCGCCAGTTCCAGAACACCATGATGCGCATGCGCTATTCGGCTATACCTGTAGTTGGTGCACCGCATGGTTTAACGCTGGGCGGTGGCTGCGAGCTTAACCTGCACGTCGACCATATACAGGCTGCTGCTGAGACCTACATGGGCCTGGTAGAGTTTGGTGTTGGTCTGATACCTGGCGGTGGCGGTACCAAAGAAATGACGCTGCGTGCTGCTGATATGTATGCTGATGGTGATATCGAGTACAACGACCTGAAAAACGTGTTCCTGAACATTGGTATGGCAAAGGTTTCTACGTCGGCTAAAGAAGCGGTAGACCTGGGCTTTATGCGCAAATCGGATGGTATAACTATAAACAGTAACCGCCTGATTGCAGACGCGAAAGCGCAGGCGATACTTCTGGCTGATGCTGGCTACACCAAACCGGTACAACGTACGGATATTAAAGTGCAGGGCCGGGGAGCATTAGGTATGTTCCTGACAGGTGCCAACGCGATGATGACCGGTCGTTACATGTCGGAGCACGACCTGAAGATCTCTCAGAAACTGGCTTATGTAATGTGCGGTGGCGACTTATCTGCCCCAACTGAGGTGAGCGAACAGTACCTGCTTGACCTGGAGCGTGAAGCCTTCCTGTCGCTGACAGGTGAGCGCAAAACGCTGGAGCGTATCCAGAGCATCCTGACCACAGGCAAGCCGTTGAGAAATTAA
- a CDS encoding GIY-YIG nuclease family protein has protein sequence MKSHNYFVYITTNPGKTVLYVGVTNDLAVRLEQHKENRGKSETFAGRYYCYKLLYYERYTYVQHAIEREKELKLLSREKKMELIKSENPYLQFLKVDD, from the coding sequence ATGAAAAGCCATAACTACTTCGTCTATATCACTACTAATCCGGGTAAAACGGTACTCTATGTTGGCGTGACGAATGACTTAGCAGTTAGGTTGGAGCAGCATAAGGAAAACAGGGGTAAATCGGAAACTTTTGCCGGTCGCTACTACTGCTATAAACTCTTGTACTATGAGCGCTATACTTATGTGCAGCACGCCATAGAACGGGAAAAGGAACTGAAGCTATTAAGCCGTGAAAAAAAGATGGAGCTCATTAAAAGTGAAAATCCATACTTACAGTTTCTTAAGGTTGATGACTAA
- a CDS encoding thiolase family protein has product MNNAYIVAGFRSAVGKAGRGGFRFTRPDDLAADVIKHLMASVPALDPERVDDLIVGNAVPEAEQGLQIGRMISLLALPMSVSGMTVNRYCGSGLETIAIAANRISAGMADCIVAGGTESMSLVPTVGWKTVPNYNIAKNNPDWYLSMGLTAEAVANDYKVSREDQDEFAYNSHQKAINAIKNGYFKEQIVPITVEETYLDENGKKKTRSYVVDTDEGPRADTSMEALARLKPVFAAGGTVTAGNSSQTSDGAAFVIVMSERMVKELNLEPIARLVSYATGGVDPRIMGMGPIAAVPKALKMAGMTLNDIDLIEMNEAFAAQSIAVMRHLDFDPAKLNVSGGAIALGHPLGCSGAKLSIQQFHELRRLGKKYGMVTACVGGGQGVAGIYELLK; this is encoded by the coding sequence ATGAACAATGCATATATCGTAGCCGGATTTCGTAGCGCCGTGGGTAAAGCGGGCCGTGGCGGATTTCGGTTCACCAGACCTGATGACCTGGCCGCTGATGTCATCAAACACCTAATGGCTTCTGTGCCAGCCTTAGACCCGGAGCGTGTAGACGACCTTATAGTTGGGAACGCGGTACCGGAAGCAGAGCAGGGCCTGCAGATCGGCCGTATGATCTCGTTGCTGGCGTTGCCAATGTCAGTTTCTGGGATGACGGTGAATCGTTACTGCGGATCCGGACTGGAAACTATAGCTATTGCCGCAAACCGCATCTCTGCTGGTATGGCTGACTGTATAGTGGCTGGTGGTACAGAATCTATGTCGCTGGTGCCAACGGTTGGCTGGAAGACAGTGCCTAACTATAACATCGCCAAAAATAACCCGGACTGGTACCTGAGCATGGGCTTAACGGCCGAAGCAGTAGCAAACGACTATAAGGTTTCACGTGAAGATCAGGATGAGTTTGCTTATAACTCGCACCAGAAAGCAATTAACGCGATCAAGAACGGCTACTTTAAAGAACAGATCGTGCCGATTACCGTTGAGGAAACTTACCTGGACGAGAACGGCAAAAAGAAAACCCGCAGCTATGTAGTTGATACGGATGAAGGTCCACGTGCCGATACATCTATGGAAGCATTAGCTCGCCTGAAGCCGGTGTTTGCCGCTGGCGGTACGGTCACGGCCGGTAACTCATCACAGACATCAGACGGCGCTGCCTTCGTTATAGTTATGAGCGAGCGCATGGTAAAAGAACTGAACCTGGAGCCGATTGCCCGCCTGGTAAGCTATGCTACCGGTGGTGTTGATCCGCGCATTATGGGTATGGGGCCGATCGCTGCTGTTCCGAAAGCCCTGAAAATGGCTGGCATGACGCTGAACGATATCGACCTGATCGAGATGAACGAAGCTTTTGCTGCCCAGTCTATCGCCGTAATGCGCCACCTGGATTTTGATCCTGCCAAGTTGAACGTGAGTGGTGGGGCTATTGCTTTAGGTCACCCGCTTGGTTGCTCCGGTGCGAAGCTCTCTATCCAGCAATTCCATGAACTGCGCCGCTTAGGCAAAAAGTACGGCATGGTAACCGCCTGCGTTGGTGGTGGCCAGGGTGTGGCCGGTATCTATGAATTGCTGAAGTAA
- a CDS encoding acyl-CoA dehydrogenase family protein, producing METQNKTAILKGGEFLIKETNPQDVFTPEDFTEEQRMMAQTCLDFVQEEVMPLLDRLDNHEEGLMESLMKKAGELGLFAVSIPEQYGGLNMDFNTSLLVTESVGGGHSFPVAFAAHTGIGTLPILYFGTEEQKQKYIPKLVSGEWMSSYCLTEPGSGSDALAAKTKAVLNEAGTHYILNGQKMWITNAGFADVFIVFAQVDGDKFTGFIVEKDYPGLSLGNEEHKMGIKGSSTRQVFLTDCEVPKENVLGEIGKGHLIAFNILNIGRIKLCAATLGASKKVADLSVKYANERHQFKLPISKFGAIRHKLAEQAIRIFAVESAQYRSGMDIYRMEQELMAAGKDENEALLGAAKEFAVECAMLKVEGSEVLDYVVDEGVQIYGGYGFSADYPMDRAYRDSRINRIFEGTNEINRMLTVDMILKKAMNGELDLMGPAQNVQNELMAIPDFGAEEEGGLFAAEHKAIRNLKKAILLVAGTAVQKYMASLAKEQEVLMNIADMAIKTYVAESTLLRVEKMIGTKGEEAVANQIDIARVVVNDAVDASFIAGKEAIASMAEGDEQRLLFMGLKRFTKKDLFNTKDARRRIAAALIEANEYVY from the coding sequence ATGGAAACTCAAAATAAAACCGCAATACTTAAAGGTGGTGAGTTCCTGATAAAGGAAACGAATCCGCAGGACGTGTTTACGCCCGAAGATTTTACCGAAGAGCAACGCATGATGGCTCAGACCTGTCTTGACTTTGTACAGGAAGAAGTAATGCCCCTACTTGACAGACTGGACAACCACGAAGAAGGCCTGATGGAAAGCCTGATGAAAAAGGCTGGCGAGCTCGGCTTATTTGCAGTATCTATACCGGAGCAGTACGGTGGCCTGAACATGGACTTTAACACATCGCTGCTGGTTACCGAGTCTGTTGGCGGTGGCCACTCGTTTCCGGTTGCTTTTGCAGCACACACGGGTATCGGCACATTGCCAATTTTATATTTTGGCACCGAAGAGCAGAAGCAGAAGTACATTCCTAAGTTGGTGAGCGGCGAGTGGATGTCGTCTTACTGCTTAACAGAGCCGGGCTCTGGTTCGGATGCACTGGCAGCTAAAACCAAAGCCGTACTGAACGAAGCCGGAACGCACTACATCCTGAACGGGCAGAAAATGTGGATCACAAACGCAGGTTTTGCGGACGTATTCATCGTTTTTGCACAGGTGGATGGCGACAAGTTCACAGGTTTTATAGTTGAAAAAGATTATCCGGGCCTAAGCCTTGGTAACGAAGAGCATAAGATGGGTATCAAAGGCTCCTCAACCCGCCAGGTATTCTTAACAGACTGCGAGGTTCCGAAAGAGAATGTGCTGGGCGAGATCGGCAAAGGCCATTTGATCGCTTTCAACATCCTGAACATTGGCCGTATCAAGCTTTGTGCTGCTACGCTGGGTGCTTCTAAAAAAGTAGCTGACCTGTCGGTGAAATATGCAAACGAGCGTCATCAGTTTAAACTGCCAATCTCTAAGTTCGGCGCAATCCGTCATAAACTGGCAGAGCAGGCAATACGCATTTTTGCTGTAGAATCAGCGCAGTACCGCTCAGGTATGGATATTTACCGCATGGAGCAGGAGCTGATGGCTGCCGGAAAAGACGAGAACGAAGCGCTGTTAGGTGCTGCAAAGGAGTTTGCCGTGGAGTGTGCCATGCTGAAAGTAGAAGGTTCTGAAGTGCTGGATTATGTGGTAGACGAAGGTGTGCAGATCTATGGTGGTTACGGTTTCTCAGCTGACTACCCAATGGACCGCGCGTACCGTGATTCCCGCATCAACCGTATTTTCGAAGGTACCAACGAGATCAACCGCATGCTTACCGTGGACATGATCCTGAAGAAAGCGATGAACGGTGAGCTTGACCTGATGGGGCCTGCCCAGAATGTGCAGAACGAATTGATGGCTATTCCGGATTTCGGAGCGGAAGAAGAAGGTGGTTTATTTGCTGCTGAACATAAAGCTATCCGTAACCTGAAAAAGGCAATCCTGTTAGTAGCGGGTACTGCAGTACAGAAATACATGGCTTCACTGGCAAAAGAACAGGAAGTGCTGATGAACATCGCCGATATGGCCATCAAAACGTATGTGGCTGAATCTACTTTACTGCGCGTTGAGAAAATGATCGGCACAAAAGGTGAAGAGGCCGTTGCAAACCAGATAGACATTGCCCGTGTGGTAGTGAATGATGCGGTAGATGCATCGTTTATAGCTGGTAAGGAAGCTATCGCATCTATGGCGGAAGGGGATGAGCAGCGCCTGTTATTTATGGGCTTAAAACGCTTCACCAAAAAAGACCTGTTCAATACAAAAGATGCCCGCCGTCGTATTGCAGCAGCGCTTATCGAAGCAAACGAGTACGTTTATTAA
- a CDS encoding glycosyltransferase family 2 protein, which produces MKVSCLIPCYNERERIAKVLDIVVSTQSVQQVICVDDGSTDGTADYIEANWPTVEVIRLLRNHGKTKAIKQGLQYVDYATLLMMDADLQGLRKEELEAALDAYKECHEVDMIIMRRINSPWFVKWYRSDVLLSGERILQTADLKQVLRQRLKCYQLEVAINRYMLRHKKVVRWMPWSAINTYKVDKLGVLDGSRKEFNMYVDIVNYVGFSHMCLQLTSFTKKLHYKSVTTPAKEPQLYLKHYFN; this is translated from the coding sequence ATGAAAGTAAGCTGCCTTATACCTTGTTATAACGAACGTGAGCGAATTGCAAAGGTGCTTGATATAGTTGTCAGCACGCAATCGGTACAGCAGGTAATTTGTGTAGATGATGGGTCTACGGACGGAACAGCAGATTATATTGAAGCAAACTGGCCTACTGTAGAAGTTATCAGGTTGCTGCGTAACCATGGTAAAACAAAAGCCATAAAGCAGGGGTTGCAATACGTAGATTATGCCACATTACTGATGATGGATGCGGATCTGCAGGGATTAAGAAAAGAAGAGCTGGAAGCTGCCTTAGATGCTTACAAGGAGTGCCATGAAGTAGATATGATCATCATGCGTCGTATTAATTCCCCTTGGTTTGTGAAGTGGTATCGGAGCGATGTATTGCTATCAGGGGAACGCATACTGCAAACTGCTGACCTGAAACAGGTGCTAAGGCAACGGCTAAAGTGTTATCAACTGGAGGTAGCCATTAACCGCTACATGTTGCGCCATAAAAAAGTAGTACGCTGGATGCCCTGGTCTGCTATAAACACCTACAAAGTGGATAAACTGGGAGTGCTGGACGGCTCACGCAAAGAGTTTAACATGTACGTTGATATTGTGAATTATGTAGGTTTCTCGCACATGTGCCTGCAACTGACATCTTTTACTAAAAAGCTACATTACAAATCGGTTACCACGCCAGCCAAAGAGCCACAACTATACCTGAAACATTATTTTAACTGA
- the recG gene encoding ATP-dependent DNA helicase RecG: MSNFFHTKIEFLKGIGPMRAELLQKELNMYTYGDLIQHYPFRYLDRTQFYRIAELDETMPYVQVRGRVRGKQLLGEGRKQRLAATLVDEAGDEMELVWFKGVKWMEKSLKNHTDYIVFGKPTEFNGKFNMAHPELEELAEEKQTTSFLQPVYHTTEKLKAHRIDSKVISKYIETLLKIAAPNIQETLSPDLIDHYRLTDKRSALQNIHFPESVEKYNAAKFRLKFEELFYIQLRLLRQKVVRRADLAGQIFKQVPTVTEFYKNHMTFDLTGAQKRVIKEIHKDLISGKQMNRLLQGDVGSGKTIVAFITMLIAADNGAQSVLMAPTEILADQHYTGLKEFADRLGIKIGKLTGSSKTKERRELHDQLRSGEMKMIVGTHALLEDVVQFHNLGLCIVDEQHRFGVEQRSKLWRKNPRIIPHVLVMTATPIPRTLAMTLYGDLDVSVIDEMPAGRKEIVTVHRFDSHRLRVFQFVRDQIKLGRQIYIVYPLIEESEQMENYKDLMDGYESVRRAFPEYQVSMVHGKLKAQDKDYEMQRFVKHETQIMVATTVIEVGVNVPNASVMIIESAERFGLSQLHQLRGRVGRGAEQSYCILMTGYKLSKDSKTRLETMVRTNNGFEIADIDLKLRGPGDLMGTQQSGVLDLLISDLAKDAPILQEARAAAQKILQEDPQLEHAEHQNIRRHIQSLSANTVNWSRIS, translated from the coding sequence TTGAGCAACTTCTTCCATACTAAGATCGAGTTTCTGAAAGGAATAGGCCCTATGCGTGCCGAGCTGTTGCAGAAGGAGCTCAACATGTATACTTACGGCGACCTGATACAGCATTACCCCTTCCGTTACTTAGACCGCACCCAGTTTTACCGCATTGCCGAGCTTGATGAAACCATGCCATACGTGCAGGTGCGCGGGCGTGTGCGAGGCAAGCAATTGCTAGGCGAAGGTCGAAAACAACGCCTGGCTGCTACGTTGGTTGACGAAGCTGGTGACGAGATGGAACTGGTATGGTTTAAGGGTGTGAAGTGGATGGAAAAATCGCTGAAGAACCATACCGACTATATTGTTTTCGGGAAGCCGACGGAGTTTAACGGCAAGTTTAATATGGCTCACCCGGAGCTGGAAGAGCTGGCCGAAGAAAAACAGACCACCTCCTTTCTGCAGCCGGTTTACCATACAACTGAGAAACTAAAAGCCCACCGCATCGACAGCAAAGTGATCTCGAAATACATCGAAACACTTTTAAAAATCGCGGCACCCAACATACAGGAAACCCTTTCGCCGGACCTGATAGACCATTACCGCCTGACTGATAAGCGAAGTGCGCTACAAAACATCCACTTCCCGGAATCGGTAGAGAAATATAATGCGGCCAAATTCAGGCTTAAGTTTGAAGAGCTTTTTTACATACAGCTGCGCCTGTTGCGCCAGAAAGTAGTGCGCCGCGCCGATCTGGCCGGGCAGATCTTTAAGCAGGTACCAACGGTAACGGAGTTCTACAAAAACCACATGACCTTCGACCTGACTGGGGCACAGAAGCGGGTTATAAAAGAGATACACAAAGACCTGATCTCGGGCAAGCAAATGAACCGCCTGCTGCAGGGCGATGTGGGTTCCGGTAAAACTATAGTTGCATTCATCACCATGCTGATCGCGGCAGATAACGGGGCGCAGTCGGTGCTGATGGCACCAACCGAGATATTAGCAGACCAGCACTATACCGGCCTGAAAGAATTCGCGGATCGCTTAGGCATTAAGATCGGTAAACTGACAGGCTCAAGCAAAACTAAAGAGCGACGCGAACTGCACGATCAACTTCGTTCCGGCGAAATGAAAATGATCGTGGGTACGCATGCTTTGCTGGAAGATGTGGTACAGTTTCATAACCTGGGCTTGTGTATAGTTGATGAGCAGCACCGTTTCGGCGTAGAGCAGCGCTCCAAACTATGGCGCAAAAATCCGCGCATCATTCCGCATGTGTTGGTTATGACAGCCACTCCTATTCCGCGTACGCTGGCCATGACCTTGTATGGCGACCTGGATGTTTCGGTAATTGATGAGATGCCGGCCGGCCGTAAAGAAATCGTTACCGTGCACCGTTTTGATTCCCACCGTTTGCGCGTGTTCCAGTTTGTGCGCGACCAGATAAAGTTAGGACGCCAAATCTATATAGTTTACCCGCTTATAGAAGAATCGGAGCAGATGGAGAACTATAAAGACCTGATGGATGGCTACGAAAGTGTGAGAAGAGCCTTTCCGGAGTACCAGGTAAGCATGGTGCATGGCAAACTCAAAGCGCAGGATAAAGATTACGAAATGCAGCGCTTTGTAAAGCACGAAACCCAGATAATGGTAGCCACCACGGTTATAGAAGTGGGTGTAAACGTGCCGAATGCTTCGGTGATGATCATAGAAAGTGCAGAACGGTTTGGTCTGTCGCAGTTGCACCAGTTGCGTGGGCGTGTAGGCCGAGGGGCCGAGCAAAGCTACTGTATCCTTATGACGGGTTATAAGCTCAGCAAAGACAGCAAAACGCGCCTGGAGACAATGGTACGCACCAACAACGGCTTCGAAATTGCTGATATCGACCTGAAGCTACGTGGACCCGGCGATCTGATGGGCACCCAGCAAAGTGGCGTGCTCGACCTGCTTATTTCCGACCTTGCCAAGGATGCACCTATACTTCAGGAAGCACGTGCTGCTGCACAGAAGATCTTACAGGAAGACCCGCAACTCGAACATGCCGAACATCAGAACATCCGCAGGCACATTCAGTCGTTGAGCGCAAATACTGTAAACTGGAGCCGTATCAGCTAA
- the gldD gene encoding gliding motility lipoprotein GldD, whose amino-acid sequence MSEAKKNVTTKSAKLQVGLWVALALAIVSCGTEYTPKPKGYNRIDLPAQTYQPLNAQHPYSFEYSSNAKVRPDSSRIAQPHWLHIIYPSLGADVQLTYKDIQGSDKILNDLVEDARKLTGKHQIKAYSIEETEVKTPTGDMASVFELEGEVPSQFQFYVTDSTKHFLRGALYFRTATQNDSLSPVIEFIKHDVIHMLNTLKWQEGK is encoded by the coding sequence ATGTCGGAAGCAAAAAAAAACGTTACCACAAAGTCAGCTAAGTTACAAGTAGGGTTATGGGTTGCCCTGGCGCTTGCCATTGTTTCCTGTGGAACAGAATATACCCCAAAACCCAAAGGCTATAACCGAATCGATCTTCCGGCACAAACATACCAGCCCCTCAATGCACAACACCCTTATAGTTTTGAGTATTCGAGCAACGCCAAGGTTCGCCCTGATTCGTCGCGGATAGCCCAGCCCCACTGGCTGCACATTATTTACCCAAGCCTTGGCGCCGATGTGCAGCTAACGTACAAAGACATACAAGGCAGCGATAAAATACTAAACGACCTGGTAGAAGATGCCCGCAAACTAACCGGCAAACACCAGATAAAAGCCTACTCTATTGAAGAGACCGAAGTAAAAACCCCAACCGGCGACATGGCCTCGGTATTCGAGCTCGAAGGTGAAGTCCCAAGCCAGTTCCAGTTCTATGTAACTGACTCTACCAAACATTTCCTGCGTGGCGCATTATACTTCCGTACTGCTACTCAAAATGACTCTCTTTCTCCCGTTATCGAATTCATAAAGCATGATGTAATTCACATGCTGAACACGCTGAAGTGGCAGGAAGGGAAGTAA
- the gldE gene encoding gliding motility-associated protein GldE, giving the protein MGSIDPGDPLSYSLLQLFQNTSALLRIEYITAILGCTILLLLSALASGAEAAFFSLQEQDLDKLKSSTHPTDKRIVALLDDPRQLLTHILIINNAINVSIITLFAYIAWLLFGKLGIVEFAGCMLFATFLIVFFGEVLPKVYAHKRPLTIARRAAPGLTALKPFVQPFAKLLMSIGNTIETRYGTRSYKHTMKELKNSLDIALTNEDTSPEERRILRGVVNFGSITVRQIMRPRVDIVAFKTTLTLPELLPEITKWGYSRVPVYSVTTDKIEGILYVKDLLPHINKGPEFKWQELLREPFFVPDNKRIADLFQDFKDKHVHMAIVLNEFGATTGLLTLEDIVEEIVGEITDEFDNDEIIYSQLDKNTFIFDAKTSLHDFCKITEVPFDAFDEVKGDSESVAGLMLSLFSRIPRVGETINYGHFHFTIESADSKRVKRVKINVGSKKKRYHKVS; this is encoded by the coding sequence TTGGGAAGTATAGATCCTGGAGACCCCCTGAGTTATAGTTTACTGCAGTTATTCCAAAACACGTCTGCTTTACTCAGGATTGAATACATAACAGCTATACTTGGCTGTACTATCCTTTTGCTGCTTTCTGCCCTTGCTTCAGGGGCGGAAGCAGCATTTTTTTCTTTGCAGGAGCAGGACCTGGATAAGCTTAAATCAAGTACCCACCCTACCGATAAGCGCATTGTTGCTTTGCTGGATGACCCGCGCCAATTGCTCACGCACATTCTTATCATCAACAATGCTATTAATGTAAGTATTATTACCCTGTTTGCTTACATTGCCTGGTTGCTGTTTGGTAAACTGGGTATAGTTGAGTTTGCAGGCTGTATGCTGTTTGCTACTTTTCTGATCGTTTTTTTTGGTGAAGTTCTGCCAAAAGTTTATGCTCACAAAAGGCCATTAACTATAGCAAGACGTGCCGCTCCGGGTTTAACTGCTCTAAAGCCCTTTGTGCAGCCGTTTGCAAAGCTGCTTATGAGTATTGGCAACACTATAGAAACCCGCTATGGTACCCGCAGCTACAAACATACCATGAAGGAGCTGAAAAACAGTCTGGATATCGCCCTTACCAACGAAGACACCTCTCCGGAAGAACGCAGGATCCTGCGTGGCGTAGTAAACTTTGGTTCCATTACTGTCAGACAGATAATGCGTCCGCGAGTAGATATAGTCGCTTTTAAGACCACCCTTACGTTACCCGAGTTACTTCCTGAAATAACAAAATGGGGTTATTCGCGGGTGCCGGTTTATAGTGTAACTACTGATAAGATAGAAGGCATACTTTACGTTAAGGACCTGTTACCGCATATAAACAAAGGCCCTGAATTTAAGTGGCAAGAACTGCTTCGCGAACCATTCTTTGTGCCGGACAACAAACGCATTGCAGATCTTTTCCAGGATTTTAAGGACAAGCACGTGCATATGGCCATCGTTCTGAATGAATTTGGTGCAACCACCGGTTTGCTTACCCTGGAAGATATAGTGGAGGAGATTGTAGGCGAGATAACCGATGAGTTTGACAACGATGAGATCATCTACTCCCAGTTAGATAAAAATACCTTTATCTTTGATGCAAAGACATCGCTGCACGACTTTTGTAAAATAACCGAAGTGCCTTTCGATGCTTTTGATGAAGTAAAAGGAGATTCTGAGTCTGTGGCCGGGCTGATGCTCTCGCTTTTCTCACGTATTCCGAGGGTTGGCGAAACTATAAACTACGGCCATTTCCATTTCACGATAGAGTCTGCGGACAGCAAACGCGTAAAACGAGTAAAAATAAATGTCGGAAGCAAAAAAAAACGTTACCACAAAGTCAGCTAA